The following proteins come from a genomic window of Nostoc sp. ATCC 53789:
- a CDS encoding exopolysaccharide biosynthesis protein codes for MAKLSNELQRYFFEEERPAKVTLAEILLLAQERIFGFLLVILSLPSALPVPAPGYSTPFGILIFLLAIQLIAGAKTPWLPKRMMNQPIQLTTVQGFLKAGIPWLKRIEAIARPRLNYICTTLPGRVTIGIAIALMAISMMIPIPGTNTLPAMGVFVTSFGLSEDDGAISLGGLVMCVMGAVLTTSILLALIWGGSSLLDIIKTWLGR; via the coding sequence ATGGCTAAACTATCTAACGAACTACAACGCTATTTTTTTGAGGAAGAACGACCAGCAAAAGTGACTTTGGCAGAGATTCTATTGTTAGCGCAAGAAAGAATTTTTGGATTTTTGCTAGTTATCCTATCTCTACCTTCTGCTTTGCCAGTTCCAGCGCCGGGATATTCAACTCCTTTTGGCATCTTGATTTTTCTGTTAGCGATACAGTTAATCGCTGGTGCCAAAACCCCCTGGCTACCCAAGCGGATGATGAATCAGCCTATCCAACTCACAACAGTTCAGGGTTTTTTGAAAGCAGGAATTCCTTGGTTAAAAAGAATTGAAGCGATCGCTCGTCCTCGTCTAAACTATATCTGTACTACTTTACCCGGTAGAGTAACCATTGGTATAGCGATCGCTTTGATGGCAATTTCCATGATGATTCCGATTCCGGGAACTAATACCCTACCAGCAATGGGAGTTTTTGTAACCAGCTTTGGCTTATCGGAAGATGATGGTGCTATTAGCCTAGGTGGTTTGGTAATGTGTGTGATGGGTGCAGTTTTGACTACTTCCATACTGTTGGCGTTGATTTGGGGAGGTTCTAGTCTTCTCGACATCATCAAGACTTGGCTAGGTCGTTAA